Sequence from the Pirellulales bacterium genome:
GCCTCCGTCCAGGTAATTGGCTCCGTTGCCGCCATAAATAATGTCGTTCCCATCGCCGCCGATGATTTCGTTGTCGAAGGGAAACGTGCCGGTGTTGAGGAGCGAATTGAGCAGGGCCGCCAAATCGGTGTTACTGATCACGCCATCGCGGTTGAGATCCAGCACGTACAGCGCATCGGCGGCAGACAGTGAATTGGCCGACTCGTAGGCGGACAGACTCACCAGTGCGCTTTCCATGGTCACGATGTCGGCGGCATCTCGGCTCCCATTCAGGTTGACGTCGCCCGGCAAGTAGGCGGAGCCCGTGAGCGGATTTATAGGCGCAGCCAGGCTGCCGTAGACGGTGTCGTCGCCCGCGCCGCTGACAATGGTGGTGCCTTCCATCCAGGCGTAATCGCTGCGCACGACGGCGGAGCAATCGATGGTGTCGTCGCCTTGTGCCGGTGGTGATGTTAATGAATTTGACGGAGCTGGCCGGCAGGCTCGAAGGGCTGATATCGGTGGCTCCGGACATGACTTGAACGTTGCCAGATGAGACGCCCACGGTGATGGTGTCGCCGCTATCGTCGCCGCTGATGGTGAGCGTGGCGGTGGTGCCGTTCCAAGAGGTGCTGACCGACAGCATGGCCCGATCTTGCAGTGGCTCGATGGCGGTGATACGGCCACGCTCGGCGCACCCCTTGGGCTTGGCCGATCGCATTTGCGGTTGGAACCCCAGGGCACTCCAGGTCGATTTCCAAGCGCGCAGTGGTAAACGCATGATCCACCTCCGAGGTAGCTGTTAAAGACTCTGCCGAAAGAAATGCCTCTAGAAAATTGGCTGCCAGTCCAATTTCACCCAGCGCCGGCCCACCCCTCCAATGGAATTGCGATTGGTGATTGCGGCATCGTAACGCGCGCAAGCGGCTTGTCAATCAATGACGGCGAAAAAAAGAAAAATTTCACGCGCCGCTAATTGAACCCACGTAGCGGGTGTGGTGAGTAGCGCAGAGGGGCTTTACGATGGTCATGCGCATCCTGGCCTCCTTCGCCACCATTGCCGGGCGGAATCGTATGAACCGCCCTAGGTTCCTGTGCGGCATGTCAGCCTTTCGGACAACAA
This genomic interval carries:
- a CDS encoding calcium-binding protein, whose product is MRSDYAWMEGTTIVSGAGDDTVYGSLAAPINPLTGSAYLPGDVNLNGSRDAADIVTMESALVSLSAYESANSLSAADALYVLDLNRDGVISNTDLAALLNSLLNTGTFPFDNEIIGGDGNDIIYGGNGANYLDGGAGNDHLYGGDSIDIILGDAGNDYIDAGAGDDAVYGGDGNDTIYGGDGNDMLFGSDGSESGTDSDILYGGAGDDLLVGAGGDDQL